In Aequorivita sp. H23M31, a single window of DNA contains:
- a CDS encoding BlaI/MecI/CopY family transcriptional regulator: MTLSNAEEQLMQFLWKKERALMKDLVEAYPEPRPATTTVATLLKRMQDKKFVDYKQLGRSREYFPLVKKRDYFSKHVNGLIKNFFNNSPSQFASFFTEETNLSKKELEELKAIIDSEINKKNPLK, from the coding sequence ATGACACTCTCAAACGCCGAAGAACAATTAATGCAATTCCTCTGGAAAAAGGAACGCGCTCTAATGAAAGATTTAGTTGAAGCCTATCCTGAACCAAGACCCGCCACAACTACCGTTGCCACTCTTTTAAAACGGATGCAAGACAAGAAATTTGTCGATTACAAACAACTTGGGCGTTCCCGTGAGTACTTTCCATTGGTAAAAAAGAGAGATTACTTTTCAAAGCACGTCAATGGATTGATCAAAAATTTCTTCAATAACAGTCCTTCCCAATTTGCTTCATTTTTCACCGAAGAAACCAATCTTTCCAAAAAAGAGTTGGAGGAATTGAAAGCTATCATCGATTCAGAAATCAATAAGAAAAATCCTTTAAAATAG
- a CDS encoding PhnA domain-containing protein, which yields MEKELQQRSDNKCELCGSTENLGVFQIPDSPSNGADAAIYICNVCKEQIEDSDKTDPNHWRCLNESMWSTVPAVQVMAWRMLNRLKSEGWPQDLLDMMYLDEETAQWAKAGSAEKNENVLVHRDSNGVILEAGDSVVLIKDLKVKGSSMVAKQGTAVRRISLDHENEKYIEGRVDGQQIVIITDFVKKI from the coding sequence ATGGAAAAAGAGTTACAACAGCGAAGCGACAACAAATGTGAGCTTTGCGGAAGCACAGAAAATCTTGGGGTTTTTCAAATTCCAGATTCTCCCTCGAATGGAGCGGATGCCGCAATTTATATATGCAATGTTTGCAAAGAACAAATTGAGGATTCCGATAAAACTGACCCTAACCATTGGCGTTGCTTGAACGAAAGTATGTGGAGCACGGTTCCTGCTGTCCAGGTTATGGCCTGGAGAATGTTGAACCGATTGAAGTCTGAAGGCTGGCCCCAGGATTTACTGGATATGATGTATCTGGATGAAGAAACCGCACAATGGGCAAAAGCTGGATCTGCAGAAAAAAACGAAAATGTCCTTGTCCATAGAGACAGCAATGGGGTAATCCTGGAAGCTGGAGATTCCGTTGTGCTTATAAAAGATTTAAAAGTGAAGGGAAGCAGCATGGTTGCCAAACAGGGAACAGCGGTACGAAGAATTTCCCTAGACCACGAAAATGAAAAATATATCGAAGGTCGTGTCGATGGGCAACAGATAGTGATCATCACCGACTTCGTGAAAAAGATATAG
- a CDS encoding nitroreductase family protein, translating to MIKDIIRNRRAVFPAQYNEDTISKEEISTILETANWAPNHRRTEPWRFKVFHGISQAALGKFMAETYKSTTDKFSERSYQKMIENPTKAGCVIAICMQRDPKESVPEWEEIAATAIAVQNMWLTASEMKIGSYWSSPGVKEHLGDFINLEDGERCLGFFYMGKYDGELPEGTRKSPIEEKTEWI from the coding sequence ATGATTAAAGACATTATCCGAAACCGCCGTGCGGTTTTTCCAGCTCAATATAATGAGGATACGATTTCAAAAGAAGAAATATCCACTATTTTAGAAACTGCCAATTGGGCGCCAAACCATAGGCGTACGGAACCTTGGCGTTTCAAGGTTTTTCACGGAATATCGCAGGCAGCTCTGGGCAAGTTTATGGCCGAAACCTATAAAAGCACTACTGATAAATTTTCTGAGCGCAGCTATCAGAAGATGATTGAAAATCCCACAAAAGCGGGATGTGTGATTGCAATCTGCATGCAACGAGATCCAAAAGAAAGTGTGCCAGAGTGGGAGGAAATTGCCGCAACTGCGATCGCTGTACAAAATATGTGGCTAACCGCGTCCGAAATGAAAATTGGTAGCTATTGGTCTTCACCTGGTGTGAAGGAACATTTAGGAGATTTTATAAATCTTGAAGACGGCGAGCGTTGTTTGGGATTTTTCTATATGGGCAAATATGACGGTGAACTTCCTGAGGGCACACGGAAATCTCCTATTGAGGAAAAAACTGAATGGATTTAA
- a CDS encoding energy transducer TonB, with protein MYQQILKNGFSYHLYLVSVLAVFLCASTFGQEKQKHQPNDSGFERYSSNEVDKVPVYPGCTSDNNEGLETCMMGEISQYIVNNLDFNLASQSGLMGMQEIVVHFGIDASGKVVHVSAKAGNPTMEKEAVRVIKSLPECEPGEKDGKKVGVYYTFPIGFEVE; from the coding sequence ATGTACCAACAAATTTTAAAAAATGGTTTTTCCTATCATCTCTACTTGGTTTCTGTTTTAGCAGTATTTTTATGTGCGAGTACTTTTGGACAGGAAAAACAAAAACATCAGCCAAATGATTCAGGCTTTGAAAGATATTCTTCTAATGAAGTGGATAAAGTCCCGGTTTATCCGGGATGCACAAGTGATAATAATGAAGGTTTAGAAACTTGTATGATGGGTGAAATATCCCAGTATATTGTTAATAATCTAGATTTCAACTTAGCATCACAATCGGGTCTTATGGGGATGCAAGAGATAGTAGTGCATTTTGGAATTGATGCTAGCGGGAAAGTGGTGCACGTTTCTGCCAAGGCCGGTAATCCCACAATGGAGAAAGAAGCGGTCCGCGTAATAAAAAGTTTACCAGAGTGCGAGCCGGGGGAGAAGGATGGTAAAAAAGTTGGAGTTTACTACACTTTTCCTATAGGTTTTGAAGTGGAATAA
- a CDS encoding BlaI/MecI/CopY family transcriptional regulator: MKQLTKAEEDIMQILWELQEGNVASIVEQLPEPKPAYNTVSTIVRILESKDFVDYRKEGRNHIYFPKVKKSEYSNQSLNKLMDGYFQGSFKSMVSFFMKKNDISIQEMEEIMKEINSENPEK; the protein is encoded by the coding sequence ATTAAACAACTTACCAAAGCAGAAGAGGATATTATGCAAATTCTATGGGAACTGCAGGAAGGCAATGTTGCCTCCATAGTAGAACAATTGCCCGAACCAAAACCTGCCTATAATACCGTTTCCACCATAGTTAGAATTTTGGAAAGTAAAGATTTTGTCGATTATAGAAAGGAGGGGAGGAATCATATATATTTCCCGAAAGTGAAAAAGTCGGAATACAGCAATCAGTCCCTCAATAAACTAATGGATGGCTATTTTCAAGGTTCTTTTAAAAGTATGGTTTCGTTTTTTATGAAGAAGAATGATATCAGCATCCAGGAAATGGAGGAAATTATGAAAGAAATTAACTCAGAAAATCCCGAGAAATGA
- a CDS encoding M56 family metallopeptidase codes for MIHTIIHIIVYQLLFLAVYDLFLKKETFFNLNRIYLLVTPILSIVLPFVSLGFIQQNIPQEYFVQLPAVVLEGNVSGLEKRFPWLLLILILWIMGIVGSALLFSYKIFKLIKLNRSGTVENVSGITLRTLPKTDLAFSFHNTIYLGDSISKENRASIIAHEKVHIYQKHSWDLLYFELLRIVFWFNPFVYLFQNRISTLHEYIADTKVAHQNKKREYYQNLLSEVFQTDQISFVNTFFKQSLIKKRIVMLQKTRSPRIKMMKYLLLLPILASILIYTSCSGTKDITQNKEKVINQMPTPPVPPAPPTPPVANREVVEITEVREMDENEVSDVPFSVIDQVPIYPGCTGDNIAMKKCMSTKISEFINSNFNIKVADTSVTGRQRISVQFKINNTGKVVDIRARTKNPKLQAEAERVIAMLPQMSPGEQRGEKVGVLYSLPIIIDLK; via the coding sequence ATGATACATACCATTATACATATAATCGTCTATCAACTGCTTTTTCTAGCAGTTTACGATCTCTTTCTGAAGAAGGAAACTTTTTTCAATTTGAATAGGATCTACCTATTGGTCACTCCAATTTTAAGTATCGTTTTGCCCTTTGTAAGTCTTGGATTTATTCAGCAGAACATTCCGCAGGAATATTTTGTTCAATTGCCCGCAGTGGTACTTGAGGGAAATGTTTCGGGATTAGAAAAGAGATTTCCCTGGCTTCTCTTAATCTTAATTCTTTGGATCATGGGGATTGTTGGCAGCGCTCTGCTCTTTTCATACAAGATTTTCAAGTTAATAAAACTGAACCGTTCAGGAACGGTGGAAAATGTTTCGGGAATAACTTTAAGGACACTTCCTAAAACCGACCTTGCTTTTTCTTTCCACAATACTATTTATTTAGGCGATAGTATTTCGAAGGAAAACAGAGCGAGTATTATAGCCCACGAAAAAGTTCATATCTATCAAAAACATTCCTGGGATTTATTGTACTTCGAACTTCTTCGCATTGTATTTTGGTTTAATCCATTTGTTTATCTTTTTCAAAACCGGATATCTACTCTTCACGAATACATCGCTGATACCAAGGTTGCGCACCAAAATAAAAAAAGGGAATACTATCAAAACCTCCTTTCCGAAGTATTCCAAACAGACCAAATTTCTTTTGTCAATACCTTTTTCAAACAGTCATTAATTAAAAAACGCATTGTTATGTTACAGAAAACTAGATCACCTAGAATTAAAATGATGAAGTATTTGCTGTTACTTCCAATTTTGGCAAGTATTCTTATATATACTTCTTGTTCAGGGACCAAGGATATTACTCAGAATAAAGAAAAAGTAATTAATCAAATGCCCACACCTCCAGTTCCTCCAGCTCCACCAACTCCCCCGGTTGCGAATAGAGAAGTTGTTGAAATTACTGAGGTTCGTGAAATGGATGAAAATGAAGTTTCTGATGTGCCTTTTTCAGTTATCGATCAAGTGCCTATCTATCCTGGATGTACTGGAGATAACATCGCGATGAAAAAATGTATGTCCACCAAAATATCCGAATTTATCAATAGTAATTTTAATATTAAAGTAGCCGATACCAGTGTTACGGGAAGACAGCGAATTTCAGTTCAATTTAAAATTAACAACACCGGTAAAGTTGTCGATATCCGGGCAAGAACAAAAAATCCAAAACTTCAGGCAGAAGCAGAGCGGGTGATCGCCATGCTTCCACAAATGTCTCCGGGCGAACAAAGAGGTGAGAAGGTAGGGGTCCTTTATTCATTGCCAATTATTATTGACTTAAAATAA
- a CDS encoding tetratricopeptide repeat protein, whose translation MKNLLLPFFLTFILNAQAQTSSYLVIAKIADSLYEIGEYNKAIPYFRKIGNYQKIANSYEALGNYSDARKYSEKALSGDESNPKTQYDYAKFLVRLSNYKIADSILEILQNKFPSNSNFVYERGLIKEVQKDSTAIDLFLQAHQMDSNNLNAIYKIARNYIKNRKFKEAEPFIERGLSVDKNSSRFLTLLAIKDFYTEKFHEAISTYTILISKGESYPSLHENLARSYSQTNQFEKALEQYKILLQKFDDKNPKYHHEVGVLYRSMQEYEKAERHFNIAIGLLETPLSNEYYELSKLYGWNKNSKNEMYALRKAIANNPNNEQAYYHLAVAADNYFKDKKTVLGYYENYLKKYGETGRMRNLVKQRISDLKMELHFISE comes from the coding sequence ATGAAAAACCTACTATTACCATTTTTCTTAACCTTCATTCTAAATGCCCAAGCACAAACTTCTTCGTATTTAGTTATTGCCAAAATAGCAGACAGTTTATATGAAATTGGCGAGTACAACAAAGCAATTCCATATTTTAGGAAAATAGGAAACTATCAGAAAATTGCAAACAGTTATGAAGCTCTCGGAAATTACAGTGACGCCCGAAAGTATTCAGAAAAAGCTTTATCAGGAGATGAATCCAATCCTAAAACTCAATATGATTACGCAAAATTCCTTGTTCGATTATCAAACTATAAAATAGCTGATAGTATCTTGGAAATACTTCAAAATAAATTCCCCTCGAATTCTAATTTTGTATATGAAAGAGGACTCATAAAAGAAGTTCAAAAGGATTCTACCGCAATTGATTTATTTTTGCAGGCGCACCAAATGGATTCCAACAACCTAAATGCCATTTATAAAATTGCGCGAAATTATATTAAAAATAGGAAGTTTAAAGAAGCAGAGCCCTTTATAGAAAGGGGATTATCTGTTGATAAGAACAGCTCTCGATTTCTAACCTTACTAGCGATTAAGGATTTTTATACGGAAAAATTTCATGAAGCTATATCCACTTATACAATCCTGATTTCCAAAGGTGAAAGTTATCCTTCCCTTCACGAAAATCTAGCAAGATCGTATTCACAAACAAATCAATTTGAAAAGGCTTTGGAGCAATACAAAATTCTTCTGCAAAAGTTTGACGATAAAAATCCCAAATATCATCACGAGGTGGGGGTACTTTATAGATCGATGCAGGAATACGAAAAAGCTGAAAGACATTTCAATATTGCAATCGGACTTCTGGAAACTCCGCTATCAAATGAATATTACGAACTGTCCAAACTGTACGGCTGGAACAAGAATTCTAAGAATGAAATGTACGCTTTACGAAAGGCAATCGCCAATAATCCCAATAATGAGCAAGCATACTATCATTTGGCTGTAGCGGCAGATAATTATTTTAAGGATAAAAAGACAGTTTTAGGGTATTATGAAAACTACCTTAAAAAATATGGGGAAACCGGAAGAATGAGAAATCTTGTCAAACAACGTATAAGCGATTTAAAAATGGAACTTCATTTTATATCGGAATAA